From the Elaeis guineensis isolate ETL-2024a chromosome 16, EG11, whole genome shotgun sequence genome, the window ttttttttcttttttcatttttttggcatttttttcatttatttttcttgaattcaaattcaaattttaatttttttataatttaaaattataatttttattttttcccatttttatcattttttttgtttttatgaaatttttttaaggtatttttttcatttgtttggaatattttttaaataaattaatttaaaatggaaaaaataatttgaaatgatatcttttattttaattaaaattaaaaattttattctttttaaatttaaaattataatttttatttttttatcatttttttaaatttttgaattttttatggctcttttatttttttatttttttgaacatctttttttttaaaaattaatttgaaatggagaaagtaatttgaaatgatgttttttatttgaattaaaaataaaatttttattttttaaattcaaaattataatttttatttttttctcatttctttctcatttttttatgttattttttttttattttttaaagattttttaagatatttttttaaaaattatttttaaataaagaaaataatttaaaaatatttttttatttgaattaaaattaaaatttttattctttaaaatttattcaaaattttaattttaatttttttctatttttttctttttttattatatttttttaaaaaaaattatttgaaaaagagattgtaatttgaaatgatgatttttatttgatttaaaattaaaatttttattttcttaaattttagaattataatttctatttctttttgattttttgttatgatatttttaaattttttttacatcaatttttttcagatatttttttaaaaagataatttgaaatggagatactaattttaaatggagaaactaattttaaatgataattttttatttttatcaaaattaaaatttttatttttttataaatttaaattttttttctattttttatcattttttttgaaagaaaaaataaaaaatgccaaataatatggtatttttaaaaacgtcatattATTTGgtgttttctatttttattttttatttttttttgacgtcgtctacGTGAAAAATGAGGGATGACGTGACAAtgataaaatgccattcaaaatcatATTTTATCGATTTTGCATCattctgataaataaattaaaaattaaattatttatataaataatttttttatattaattaaaaaaaatactcaCGCGCGGTATCCCCAAACTTTATTCCTCTACGATGGTTTCGAGGCCGCCTCCTCTCCTACCCCTCATCCTCCCATGTGCAAGTCCCAACGTGCTGTCATCGCATCCGACCCCACCAGCCGCTCCTCCTTTAGCGTCCCCATCACTGTCTCCGGTGGGTAGCACCACTGCCTCCAACTCCTCCCCCTCGGGCGCCTTGCTCGCCTCTAAGACCTCCTCCTCCGCCTCCCTCCTCGCCCTCCACAACTCCCTCCAAGAGACCCCCGCCCTCTACCCCTTCTCCGAGATTTCCGTTGCCACCAAGAACCCGCCACCTACATGCCTGCCTCACTGCCATCCACAAGAGCCACCACAGCGGCCTTGTCTGCCTCCTTAGCACCTCTGTCGTCAGTGGCTGCATCTACCTCGTCTACGAGAATTCCCCCGGCGCCCCCCACGCCGATTGCTTCCGTAACCCCCACAACCCCAACTTCACCCTGCTCTCTTCCTGGATATCTCGCGTCCAGGTCGCCGTATCCAGGTCATCGTCGATCTCATCCAGGGCCTCGACTATATCCACCACCATTTCGCTACCATCCACAACTGCATTGAGGCCTCCAATGTCCTCATCATTGAGCCCCACTCTATGCCAAGATCTACCATTTCGGCACCGCAAATCTCACTAGCGAGATCCTCGCCACGACCAAAGCCAACGCCGCCAGAGATCTCTCTCCTGTCCTTTCCATCCCGCAAGCAAAAAAGATCGGACAGACATCGGATGATGATCGACGAAACCAGGGGGTACATGGTGATGGAGCTGCTGGTCGGTGAAAATATCTTGCAGCGATCGGACGTGTCTGCCCATCTGGAGCTCCTCTCTGGTGAGGAGCCGATCAACAACCAGTTCGACAAGGGGCGCAATAGCTTCCACAAGTAGGCAACGGATCCTTGATTGCTCACGATCTGGAGTAGGCGACGGATTGAGAGATTTGGGGAAAAATAGGGCATTCCAATACAGTGGTGATGAACCTTTGAATCTATTTAAACGTGCAGATGGGTAAGGTTGTGTCTGACGAATATGATCATAAATCGATTGAatgctattttttaaatttagtaaattaaatctaataataaatttagacttaatcttagataaaaaaattataattatttttttatttatatcttaAATTTTACGGAAGTTTGAAGCAAGATTTTTTTTGAATGTCGTTAGGTTTTATGagacatttaaattttaaattttaattaattaatttaattatttattttgttatttattttataatattatgatgAGATGCTTTAtgtgtattaaaaaaaatatataaacctATAAAGATTGCCAGGTTGAGAGCGTGACAGATATAATATATCATGAAATAGTATCTTGGTTGATACCTTCCGGTCATCTTCTTGATTTCTTaagataaattttatgattaatattttaaatatatttttttaatactttgGATTGATGATGCTCAGGATGTTTGGttagtaattaaaaaaatatattttttttattttttagtttttaaacaataaaaattaaaaaataatatttgataatatcatacaaaataaaaattaaaaattaaaaaattaaaataattattttatatgtaaaataaaaatattttatttttcaaaacttatttttctatctttttataCTTCTCTGCatctaaaatatcaaaataaaaagtaAAGAGTTCGAATCCTTCTCTTTTGTCGGACTCTTCACCTctccatcttcttttttttttttccttctcgaaTCTTTCTCTCCCGTCGAATCCTTCACTTGCTAtcctaaaatattatttttatatttataataatatgattataaaatatatatatttatttttatttaataataaaaatttaaaaaaataaaaaatatttttaaaaattaaaaattaaaaattaaaaaatataatcaaatgcaCCCTCAATATATCGTACGTTTTCGGTGGATCGCCAGCTTCAACTAAAACCGCACCTGCTCCTTTTTCAAACATGTAAAGGAGAGCCATCCCAAGTGCCAACGGTCAAAAATGCAGCCAATGGAAAGCAACATGGAGGAGGACCGCATAGCCTTTTGTTCCTCTATTATTTATTCTTCAAGAAAAAGACAGCATGGCCGTTTGACAAAAGTAAGGAAGGAAACAAAAACGGCTGCTATCCTTTTCCCCAATCCTTCTCCCACTCCAGTCCCCAACTCCAGCCCTATTCCCCCTTCTCcatcatttaaaaaatatcaaaaaatatcaaacaaCTTTTCAACAGATATTAAAAAATagtataaaatatcaaaaagatttctaattgatatactattttaaaaaaatatcaaaaaatatcaaaaaaaagttAATATACCGTATTaaagatatcaaaaaaatatatataatatcaggaAATTTTTTAACTAATATGTCATATATGCTAAAATTATAGAATTGTGAGATCCTAATTTTGtgaatatttatatttttgtatatataccgcCCATGATATATCCAAAATCGGAAAACAGTTTTGTGCTCCACTCCAATACCCACTCTCCCCCCATGGCCTCCTACTTCTCCCACCTCTCCTCCCCAGATCGCGACGCCGTCGATGCCATCGTCTCCCAGGCCATCGATCTCTGCACTCTCGATCAGGTCGCCGCCCTCAACACCTCCCATCTCTCCGACTCCTCCCTCCTCCCCACCGACCTCGAATCCCGCTTCCGAAAGCTCAAATCTTTCCCCGGAGCCAATCCCCAGCGACCCCTCGATCAAAGGAAGGAGAACATACCCCGAATCTCGAACCGTGGCGAGAGCATCCCCAAGCCATCAATCGATTCCAACGAGCCAGCAGAAGAGAAGAAGCCGCCCACAAAAGCCGagacctcctcttctcctcccctggAACCAGACGTCGACAAGAATTTGGGAAACCCGAAACCAACAACTGGGTTCGCGTCGTCGTCGTCTTCGATACCTCTCCCTTCTCCGAGAGACTCTCCGTCGCCACCGCGGCGAGGGTGCTGCTTCGTGTTCTCGCCGAGGGGAAAGGAGAGGAAGCGTGGGGATTGGGGCGGGAACGACGAGATTCTCTCGGACGTGGGCACGTTCTCGATGAAGGAGCAGCAGAGGAA encodes:
- the LOC105059461 gene encoding uncharacterized protein gives rise to the protein MIYPKSENSFVLHSNTHSPPMASYFSHLSSPDRDAVDAIVSQAIDLCTLDQVAALNTSHLSDSSLLPTDLESRFRKLKSFPGANPQRPLDQRKENIPRISNRGESIPKPSIDSNEPAEEKKPPTKAETSSSPPLEPDVDKNLGNPKPTTGFASSSSSIPLPSPRDSPSPPRRGCCFVFSPRGKERKRGDWGGNDEILSDVGTFSMKEQQRKLKKALKEQEKASREAEKMVEWVKQASARMNVTAVDELLSDDEEELK